GGGCCACGGACAGTTGATCCAGCGGCGTGAGGGCCTCGATCTGTTCGCGCGCATCGACGACGACACGGTGCGCCTCGCGTAGGTCGTGGAACTGGCCGACGGCGCGGTCTGCCATACCGATCGTGGAAGGCGCGTCGAGCATGTAGTCGCGGAACAGTTGATCGAGGCTACCGAGGCTCTTCGCCGACAGCGTGCGGTGCAGGAGCCGCTGCGCCGCCTCGCTCTCGATGCCCAACTTGGAACGGAAGCTGCGGGCAAATGGAGCGTAGGACGGGTTGACGCTCGCGGACGGCCATCGCCGTCGAATGGCACGATTGTCGATTCCACGGCCCGTGAATGCCTCGAGATCGCGTGCATCGAGTTCGTCGTCGAGAATCACATGAAGATGCGTGATGTCGGACACTGCGTTCCGGCCCCGGGCCAGGTGCATCAGCTTCACCAGCGTGACCGGAGGGTGGTCGTCACCGGAGCGGTAGGTCAGTACGATGGCACTCCACGTGGCACCCTCTCGCAGGTAGGAGGCAACCAGACCATCGGTCTCCGTACCCGCCTCCCGGCGCCACGCCCCACGCAGGTAGCTGACCAGATTTCGTCCCGACTTGCCGGATTCCTGTGCTGCCGCATTGAATTGGACCCGATCTCCTGGCATCAACACTGCGGAGACAGCATCGATCAGCGTGGACTTCCCGGAGCCCGAACTACCGGTGATCAGGAATCCCCGGCGTGCGACGGGGATGTCTCGGTAGCCGTGCAGAGTTCCCCAGTTCACGACCTGCACGCGCGCCAGCCGGAATTGACCGGGGTGCACACTCACGCGCCGTCCCCCTCGAGGATGCGTCGGAACTCCTTGGATACCAGTGTGATCTGGTCGGCATCGAACAGCTGCCGCAGGACCGGCGAGATCTCCCTCCGATCCTCGGTCGAGGTCTTGGACAGGATCGAGTATTTGTCCAGTTTGGACCACGAGGCGTTGACACGCCGGGCGTACCCGCTGGGATCGGTGTTGTCCGATCCCCGGTACACCTCGAGTTGCTCGGCGATCTCGTCACGGTCGACGATGACGCGCTCGCCAGGCTGCGCCTGCAGGAGACGTTGCCGCAATGCGAGAAGCATGACCGTGTCCATGAATGTCAGACGTTCGGTGCGTAGCACCGCCGGGGTGTTCAGCTCTCCGGTGTCGGCGGGTCGGGTCAACGCGAGTTCGTTCTCGTCGTCGATGACGAGAACGAGGAAGAGGTCGGCGAGGCGTGAGCGCAGTAGACGCTCCTCGCGAACCACGGTTCGCCAGATCTCGGGATGTCTGGCTGACGTGATCAGCGGACCCTTGAGTAACTGCACCAGCGCGCGCCGCGTGGGGAGGTCGAGTTCGCTGCGGTCGTCCGGGTAGAGCCCACGGTCGTCGGTGTCATCTGGAGCGATGTCGATGGAGGTCATCCCTGTGAGGATCCTTCCTGGCGGCGGAACTCCGCGGCCGTCGGATCGAACAGTTGGCGGCGGATGACGGCACGGCGTGTGATGCCGGCCGTCGACGTCCACTCGACAAGATCGGTGTCGGTGGTGGAGTGCCCGTACCGGCTGGCGAGCGCCATCAACCCGACCACACTCGCGAGGCCCTGGGTGGCGGGGTGGACGGCGAGTACGTCGGCCACGGAGGCACGTCCCCGTGCGCGAAGCGTCGCCGCCACGTTCGCGGTGAGCTCGTCGAAATCGATCTCGGACTCGCGGACCAGCCGGCGCAATTCCTCGAGATCGACGACTCCGGTGGGAGGAGTATCGACCTTGACGGTGACGAGATCGTCGCTGGGATTGTGGAGCGCGAATGCGGCGACGGATTCGATACTCATACCGACACGGATGAGGTGGAGATCAAGGTTGTCGAACGGCTTACGGACACGAGCGACGTCGACCGCCTTGTGTTGCGCGTTGCGGAGTAGCCGCTGGAGATGACGGTGCTCCTCGTACGCGCGGGATTGCACGAAGTGTCGCAACGATCGCGACAGCGACGACATCGTCGAGTGCACCTCTGCGGCAGCAGCTTCCATATCGGTGAGCAACCGCCGAAATCTGCGCAGTTGGTCGGCGTCGAGCTGTGCGGCGAAAGGGCGGGCAAGGATCGACTCGATCCAGTCGTCGATCTGTGACGAGCGCGCCGGATCGAGGATGGTGTCGTAGAAGGCGGTGAAGCTTCGCCCGGCGTCGGACTGCCCGATCAAGTCGACGCCGCGGAATACGTCGCCGAGAGTGTCGCCGCGACCGGAGTCGTCCTCGAGAATACGAGCGCGAAGATCCCTGTTGAGTTCTTCGAAGCCTGCCCGCACTCGCGCGAAGTCTCCCGGAACCTCCGAGGCCAGGTGCAGGATCTCTGCGGAACGCTCGAGGGCGCGGGCGCCGTCGAGGACCGCGAACTCGCCCTTCTCGACCGCAGTGATCTGTCGGTCGATGTCGTCGCGCTCAGCGCGCAGTGCCGACATGCGCGTCTCGCTACGAGGGTCCGAATCCCGGGCGAGAGACTGCAACTGTGTGGACAGCGTCGCCAACCGGGACTCGGTGGCAGCACTGACCGGTGCCGTCAGCCCCTCGACGAACGTCATCGCCGCGTAGGCGCCATCCGTGGGTTCGAGTGTCTCCTCGCGGGCAGCGCCGTCCGCCCTGCGCTGGAGGAATCCGGCCCGGACCCAGTCAGTGCAGTATCCCTGACCGGTACGTGGAAGGTGAAAGCCGGATTCCCGGAGTTCCTGGAGATCGTCGTCGAGCAACTCGAACAACTCCGGCGCCGGCCGCCGCCGAATCTCCTGGCCGAAATGCCGGGTCAGTAGCGCGAGGATCGCATGGGCGTTGTCCGCGCGAAGTAGTGCCCAGCCGGCGTGGGCGTCCCGTTGACGGACGAGACGGTGCACGGCGGCCGTTGCAGACACGGGTGCTCCTCTCGATCGTCTCTCGTGCTCGAGCCCACATGCTGTCACGCGGCTCCGACAAGTGCGCAGGTAGCCGTGCGTGGCACCGCCCACTCATCTGCACCGATTGTTCCAGCCGTGCTCTCGAACCTTCGAGGGCGAGGCTGGAACTATCGGCGCGGGTAGTGGCGCGCGACGGCGAAGGCGCGCTCGATCGCTACCCGCAGCCGCTCCGGCGAGGACAAGTCCGCCCAGTTCCACCGCACGACGACGAAGCCGACGGCGCGCAGCGCGTCCTCGCGCGCCTTCTCGGCCCGGAAGACGTCCCATTCGGTCCTGCCGGGAACCATCGAATACTTGGCCATGCCGTCGAACTCGCCGACGACGCCCTGGTCGCACCAGAGCATGTCGACGCGCCCGATCAGGTTGCCGTGGATATCGTGGACAGGTTGCTGCAGTTCAGGTTTCGGGAGCTGCAGCCAATGCAGGAGCACCCGGCTCCGGGATTCGCCGACACTCTCGCTTCGGCCGTCGAGAAACGCGACGACGCGGCGCGCCCCGGAAATGCCCGTTCGCCCGCGCGCCTGCTCGAGCGCGCGCTGTAAGTCGTCAGGGGTTGTCGCCCCGGAGCGGATCGCGTGATCTCCGACGACCACGGCTTCTTCGAATCCGACCGTGCAGGCGAGGTCGATCACCGTCCTCGTCACCGTGGTCACGGGTAGGGCACCGATGTCGGTGACCTCGTCCGGCCGCAGCCGTGCCGCGTGCAAGGTGCGCCTGGCCCCGATCTTTCCGCCGGAGCGTCGGCTCACGGTGAGGTGGACACGGTCGAAATCCAGGTTCCAGGTATCGAGTCCGTGCAACACGGCCGCGGACGCGTGGCTGACGGCGGCACCGTTCGTCGTCCGGGCCGCGACCGCAGCGACGGCGAGCCGATGCCGCGCCGTAGCGTCCAGTGGCGCGTACGTGTCCGCCTCGGCGTACGCGCCGTGCCCGATCGAGACGAGCTCCCCGCGTCGTCGCCCCCGCCAGAGCTCCTCGTCCGTGAATCCGTGCGCGATCGCCTCACGCCGCCGGATGATTCCGTTCGTCGTCACCCACTGCATGGCTCGACAGTGACACGCGCGAGGGGCGCGCCCCGCGGTCGGAGAGCCCACCTGTGGATGGAATCGGCCCTGTGGATAACGCAATCCGCGCGGATGGTCCGAGCCTCGCCGTCGAAGGTTCGAGAGCACGGTTGGGAAAAGGGGTGCGGATCCACGAGGGGCCACACGCCGACCCACCACAACGCAACGGGCGCCGCGCGGTCTCCCGCGCGACGCCCGTGACAGCGAACAGAGATCGTCTACTTGACGCTGGCGACCCCGGGTTCGAGGAAGCGCTTGCCGTTGACGGCCTCGGAGACACCTTCGCGGTCCAGGTACGGCGTGATGCCGCCGTTCCAGAAGCCGAAGCCGCCACCGAGGATCAGGCACAGATCGATGTCCTCGGGAGCGGCGACGACGCCCTCCTCCAGCATGATCCGGATCTCCTCGGCGAAGGCACGGCGGGTGCGCTCGAGCACCTCTTCCGCGGTGGACGCCTTGTCGCCCTGGGGCCACAGCGCGGCGACCTCGGGGTCGACGGTCTGCTTGCCCTCGGCGTCGTAGGTCCACACGCCCGGCTTCTTCGCCTCCACGAGGGCCTCGAGGCCGGGGGAGGGGGTGAAGCGCTCCGGGTAGGCGGCGTGCAGCGTCTCGCCGGTGTGCAGCGCGACGGCCGGGCCGACGAGCGCGAGCAGCGTGAACGGAGACATCGGCATGCCCAGCGGCGCAACGGCATTGTCCGCGACGTCGAACGGCGTGCCCTCGTCGACAGCCGTCATGACCTCACCCAGGGTGCGGGTGACGAGACGGTTGAACACGAAGCCCGCCTTGTCGGCGCACAGCACCGCGGACTTGCGCAGCGACTTCGCGGTGGCGAAAGCCGTTGCCAGGGTGGCATCGTCGGTCTTCTCGCCCTTGATGACCTCGAGCAGCGGAAGCACGGCCACCGGGTTGAAGAAGTGGAAGCCCACGACCCGCTCCGGGTGCTTCAACTCGGATGCCATCTCGGTGATCGACAGCGAGGAGGTGTTGGTCGCCAGGATCGTCTCGGGAGCGATGTGCTGCTCGAGCTCCGCGAACACCTTCTTCTTGACGTCCATGTTCTCGAAGACGGCCTCGATGACGAAGTCGGTCTTCGCGAACGCGGCCTTGTCCAGCGAACCGGACACGAGCGCCTTGAGGCGGTTCGCGGCGTCCGGGGACAGCCGGCCCTTGCCCTGCAGCTTGTCGATCTCGCTGTGGACGTAGCCGACGCCCTTGTCGATGCGCTCCTGGTCGATGTCGGTGAGGATCACCGGCACCTTGAGCTGGCGGACGAACAGCAGCGCCAGCTGGCTGGCCATCAGGCCGGCGCCGACGATGCCGACCCCGGTGATCTTGCGCGCGAGCGACTTGTCCGGCGCACCGGCAGGACGCTTGGCCCGCTTGTTCACCAGATCGAACGCGTACAGCCCGGCACGCAGCTCGTCGGTGAGCAGCAGGTCGGCGAGCGCCTCGTCCTCGGCACCGAACCCGGCGTCGAGCGATGCCGTGTCCGAGAGGTCCGTGGTGCGGGCCAGCTCGAGCAGCTCGACGGCACGCACCGCGGCGGGGGAGAAGCCGCGGGTCTTGCCCTCGACGACGGCCTTGGCGCGGGCGATCGCGTCGTCCCACTCCTTGCCGCGGTCGATCTCGGGGCGCTCCACGGTGACCTCACCCTTGACGACCTGGGCGGCCCACAGCAGGGACTGCTCGAGGAAGTCGGCGGAGCCGAACAGCTTGTCGAAGATGCCGAGATCGGTGGCCTGCTTCGCCTTGAGCATCCGGTTCTGGTTGAGCGCGTTCTCGATGACCAGGGTCACGGCCTTGCTCGGCCCGACGAGGTTGGCCAGCAGCTGGGTGCCGCCCCAACCCGGCACCAAGCCGAGGAACACCTCGGGCAGACCGAGCGCGGCGACGTTGTCGGCCACCGTGCGGTACTGGCTGTGCAGCGCCACCTCGAGGCCGCCGCCGAGCGCGACGCCGTTGACGAACGCGAACGTCGGGATCTCGGACTCGCGCAGGCGACGGAACACGTCGTGCCCGAGCTTGCCGAGCTCGACGCCCTGCTCGCGCGAGGTGATGGCCGGGACGCCCTTGAGGTCGGCACCGGCGGCGAAGATGAACGGCTTACCGGTGACGGCGACGGCCACCGGGTTCGCCGCGAACGCCTCGTCCAGCGCACGGTTGAACTCGGTGAGACCGGCCGGCCCGAAGGACGACGGCTTGGTGTGGTCGAACCCGTTGTCGAGGGTGACGAGGGCAATCTGGCCGTCGAGGCCCGGCACCGACACCAGCTTGGTGTACGCGTGGGTGACGACCTCGTCGGTGAAAGCGTTGGCGATGTCCGACATGAGTTACTTCACTCCCGCTTCGTAGTCCTTGTGGTTCGGGTTCTCCCAGATGACGGTGCCGCCCATGCCGAGACCGATGCACATGGTGGTCAGGCCGTAACGGACGTCGGGACGCTGCGCGAACTGCCGCGACAGCTGCGTCATCAGGCGTACGCCGGAGGAGGCGAGCGGGTGGCCGCACGCGATGGCGCCGCCCCACTGGTTGACCCGCGGGTCGTCGTCGGCGATGCCGAAGTGCTCGAGGAAGGCGAGCACCTGCACGGCGAACGCCTCGTTGATCTCGAACAGGCCGATGTCCTCGATCTTCAGGCCGGTGCGGGCGAGCAGCTTCTCGGTCGCGGGGACCGGGCCGATGCCCATGACGGCGGGATCGACGCCCTTGAAGGCGAATCCGACCATCCGCATGCCGACGGGCAGGCCGAGCTCGGCGGCGGTGTCCTCGCCGGCGAGCAGTGCCGCGGTGGCACCGTCGTTGAGACCCGCGGCGTTGCCGGCGGTGATGCGGCCCGCGGGGCGGAACGGCGTCTTCAGCTTGGCCAGATCCTCGAGCGTGGTGCCCGGACGGGGCGGCTCGTCCTCGGTGGCCAGGCCCCAGCCCGACTCGGAGCGGGTGGCGACGGGTACGAGGGTGTCACCGATGTGACCGGCCTTCTTCGCCGCCTCGTACTTGTTCTGCGACGCGACGGCGTAGGCGTCGGTGCGGTCCTTGGTGATGGACGGGAACCGGTCGTGCAGGTTCTCCGCGGTGTTGCCCATGACCAGCGCGCTCGGGTCGACCAGCTTGTCCGCGAGGAAGCGCGGGTTGGGGTCGGCGCCCTCGCCCATCGGGTGGTGGCCCATGTGCTCGACACCGCCGGCGATCACGACGTCGTACTGGCCGAAGCCGATGCCCGACGCGGTGGTGGTGACGGCGGTCATCGCGCCGGCGCACATGCGGTCGATGGCGAAGCCGGGGACGGTCTCGGGCAGGCCGGCGAGGATCGCGGCGGTGCGGCCGATGGTGAGTCCCTGGTCGCCGGTCTGGGTGGTGGCGGCGATGGCGACCTCGTCGATCGCGGCCGGATCGAGCTGAGGGTTGCGGCGCAGCAGCTCACGGATGGTCTTGACGACCAGATCGTCCGCGCGGGTGTCGGCGTAGATGCCCTTCGGGCCGGCCTTGCCGAACGGGGTACGGATGCCGTCGACGAAGACGACGTTGCGTTGGGTGGGTGAAGCCACGCGAGTTCCTCCTGGTGGAGCTGTTCGGTTCCGGATCACGGCCAAAAGCGTCCGGCCTGCCGTCAGCTTACCCCCGCATTACCCGCGGGTAACTTAGTGGTCCGCCAGCACCTTCGCCAGCACCGGACCGGCCAGCGTCCGCTGCCAGCCGCGTGCCCCTCCCGCGGCGAGGACCTGGTCGACGACGGCTGCCGCGTCCTCGCTACCAGGATCCCAGTCCCAGCACAGTCGCCGCACGAGTTCCGGGCTCACGAGATTCTCCACCGGCACGGCCACGGCCTCGGACAGGTCGGCGAGAGCGGCGCGCGCGGCAGTGAGCCGCTCGGCGGCCTCGGGGTCGGTACGGGCCCACCGGCTCGCCTGCGGGGGGCCCGTGATCGGCGGGGTACGCGGCGGCAGCTCGGACTCGTCCAGCGTCCTGGCGGATTCGAGGGCCCCGAGCCAGACGCGGCTGTACCGGCGCTGCCGGGGGCCGCCGAACACCGGCAGCGCCCGCAGCGCCTCGATGCTGCGAGGGTCCTTGCCTGCGGCGTCGATGATCGCCGAATCCGGCAGGATCCGGCTGGGTGAGATGTCCCGCTTGCGGGCGATGTCCTCCCGTGCCTGCCACAGTGCCCGCACCGCGGCCAGCTGGCGGGTCGATTTGAGTGTCGTGACGTGTGATGTCCGGCGCCAGCGGTCCGGCTTCGGCTTCGGTGGTCCGGCGAGCCGGATGTGCTCGAACTCCTCGCGCGCCCACTCGAGTTTGTCCTGCGCCCGTAGTTCGTCGACCATGGCGGCCCGCAACTCGACGAGGAGTTCGACGTCCAGCGCGGCGTAGTTGAGCCACGCCTCGGGCAGTGGCCGTTTCGACCAGTCCGCGGCACCGTGCCCCTTGCGCAATTCGAATCCGAGAGTGCGCTCCACGATCGCGGCGAGGCCGACCCGCTCGAACCCGGCGAGGCGTCCGGCGAGCTCGGTGTCGAACAGGACCGACGGGCGCAAGCCGACCTCGGCGAGTCCCGGCAGGTCCTGATCTGCCGAGTGCAGCACCCATTCGAGCGGGTTGATCGCCTCCGCGAGCGGCGCCAGTTGCCCGGCCACCGGGATCGGATCGAGCAGCACGGTTCCGGCGCCCTCGCGGCGCAGCTGGATCAGGTACGCCCGCGCGGAGTAGCGGAATCCGGACGCGCGTTCCGCGTCGACGGACAGCGGTCCGGTTCCTCCGGCGAGTGCCGCGGCGGCCCTGCGGACCGCCTCCGGCGTCGCGACGACGTCGGGCACCCCGTCGCGGGGCGCCAGCAGTGGGACGGCGGTGGGCTCGGTCGTGGTGGCGGACTCCGCGGGGGAGTCGGGCGCGGTCGTGGGGTCGTGCATGGAAC
This genomic interval from Rhodococcus triatomae contains the following:
- a CDS encoding DUF4194 domain-containing protein — its product is MTSIDIAPDDTDDRGLYPDDRSELDLPTRRALVQLLKGPLITSARHPEIWRTVVREERLLRSRLADLFLVLVIDDENELALTRPADTGELNTPAVLRTERLTFMDTVMLLALRQRLLQAQPGERVIVDRDEIAEQLEVYRGSDNTDPSGYARRVNASWSKLDKYSILSKTSTEDRREISPVLRQLFDADQITLVSKEFRRILEGDGA
- a CDS encoding DUF3375 domain-containing protein — protein: MSATAAVHRLVRQRDAHAGWALLRADNAHAILALLTRHFGQEIRRRPAPELFELLDDDLQELRESGFHLPRTGQGYCTDWVRAGFLQRRADGAAREETLEPTDGAYAAMTFVEGLTAPVSAATESRLATLSTQLQSLARDSDPRSETRMSALRAERDDIDRQITAVEKGEFAVLDGARALERSAEILHLASEVPGDFARVRAGFEELNRDLRARILEDDSGRGDTLGDVFRGVDLIGQSDAGRSFTAFYDTILDPARSSQIDDWIESILARPFAAQLDADQLRRFRRLLTDMEAAAAEVHSTMSSLSRSLRHFVQSRAYEEHRHLQRLLRNAQHKAVDVARVRKPFDNLDLHLIRVGMSIESVAAFALHNPSDDLVTVKVDTPPTGVVDLEELRRLVRESEIDFDELTANVAATLRARGRASVADVLAVHPATQGLASVVGLMALASRYGHSTTDTDLVEWTSTAGITRRAVIRRQLFDPTAAEFRRQEGSSQG
- a CDS encoding type IV toxin-antitoxin system AbiEi family antitoxin domain-containing protein, with the protein product MQWVTTNGIIRRREAIAHGFTDEELWRGRRRGELVSIGHGAYAEADTYAPLDATARHRLAVAAVAARTTNGAAVSHASAAVLHGLDTWNLDFDRVHLTVSRRSGGKIGARRTLHAARLRPDEVTDIGALPVTTVTRTVIDLACTVGFEEAVVVGDHAIRSGATTPDDLQRALEQARGRTGISGARRVVAFLDGRSESVGESRSRVLLHWLQLPKPELQQPVHDIHGNLIGRVDMLWCDQGVVGEFDGMAKYSMVPGRTEWDVFRAEKAREDALRAVGFVVVRWNWADLSSPERLRVAIERAFAVARHYPRR
- a CDS encoding 3-hydroxyacyl-CoA dehydrogenase NAD-binding domain-containing protein yields the protein MSDIANAFTDEVVTHAYTKLVSVPGLDGQIALVTLDNGFDHTKPSSFGPAGLTEFNRALDEAFAANPVAVAVTGKPFIFAAGADLKGVPAITSREQGVELGKLGHDVFRRLRESEIPTFAFVNGVALGGGLEVALHSQYRTVADNVAALGLPEVFLGLVPGWGGTQLLANLVGPSKAVTLVIENALNQNRMLKAKQATDLGIFDKLFGSADFLEQSLLWAAQVVKGEVTVERPEIDRGKEWDDAIARAKAVVEGKTRGFSPAAVRAVELLELARTTDLSDTASLDAGFGAEDEALADLLLTDELRAGLYAFDLVNKRAKRPAGAPDKSLARKITGVGIVGAGLMASQLALLFVRQLKVPVILTDIDQERIDKGVGYVHSEIDKLQGKGRLSPDAANRLKALVSGSLDKAAFAKTDFVIEAVFENMDVKKKVFAELEQHIAPETILATNTSSLSITEMASELKHPERVVGFHFFNPVAVLPLLEVIKGEKTDDATLATAFATAKSLRKSAVLCADKAGFVFNRLVTRTLGEVMTAVDEGTPFDVADNAVAPLGMPMSPFTLLALVGPAVALHTGETLHAAYPERFTPSPGLEALVEAKKPGVWTYDAEGKQTVDPEVAALWPQGDKASTAEEVLERTRRAFAEEIRIMLEEGVVAAPEDIDLCLILGGGFGFWNGGITPYLDREGVSEAVNGKRFLEPGVASVK
- a CDS encoding thiolase family protein, coding for MASPTQRNVVFVDGIRTPFGKAGPKGIYADTRADDLVVKTIRELLRRNPQLDPAAIDEVAIAATTQTGDQGLTIGRTAAILAGLPETVPGFAIDRMCAGAMTAVTTTASGIGFGQYDVVIAGGVEHMGHHPMGEGADPNPRFLADKLVDPSALVMGNTAENLHDRFPSITKDRTDAYAVASQNKYEAAKKAGHIGDTLVPVATRSESGWGLATEDEPPRPGTTLEDLAKLKTPFRPAGRITAGNAAGLNDGATAALLAGEDTAAELGLPVGMRMVGFAFKGVDPAVMGIGPVPATEKLLARTGLKIEDIGLFEINEAFAVQVLAFLEHFGIADDDPRVNQWGGAIACGHPLASSGVRLMTQLSRQFAQRPDVRYGLTTMCIGLGMGGTVIWENPNHKDYEAGVK
- a CDS encoding HRDC domain-containing protein, yielding MHDPTTAPDSPAESATTTEPTAVPLLAPRDGVPDVVATPEAVRRAAAALAGGTGPLSVDAERASGFRYSARAYLIQLRREGAGTVLLDPIPVAGQLAPLAEAINPLEWVLHSADQDLPGLAEVGLRPSVLFDTELAGRLAGFERVGLAAIVERTLGFELRKGHGAADWSKRPLPEAWLNYAALDVELLVELRAAMVDELRAQDKLEWAREEFEHIRLAGPPKPKPDRWRRTSHVTTLKSTRQLAAVRALWQAREDIARKRDISPSRILPDSAIIDAAGKDPRSIEALRALPVFGGPRQRRYSRVWLGALESARTLDESELPPRTPPITGPPQASRWARTDPEAAERLTAARAALADLSEAVAVPVENLVSPELVRRLCWDWDPGSEDAAAVVDQVLAAGGARGWQRTLAGPVLAKVLADH